From a region of the Zingiber officinale cultivar Zhangliang chromosome 10B, Zo_v1.1, whole genome shotgun sequence genome:
- the LOC122029544 gene encoding elongation factor 1-delta-like isoform X2, translating to MAVAFANLNAASGLQKLNEYLLARSYITGYQASKDDIAVYGSLNAPPSSEYVNAARWYNHIDALLRLSGISEEGKGVKIESSATVLEDMPATPAVVDKATADEDDDDDVDLFGEETEEEKKAAEERAAAVKASAKKKESGKSSVLLDVKPWDDETDMKKLEEAVRSVQMDGLLWGASKLAPVGYGIKKMQIMMTIVDDLVSVDNLIEDYLCAEPANEYIQSCDIVAFNKI from the exons ATGGCTGTTGCTTTTGCCAATCTCAATGCGGCATCTGGGCTCCAGAAACTTAATGAATATCTTCTTGCCCGCAGTTATATAACTGG TTACCAAGCATCAAAGGATGATATTGCTGTTTATGGCTCACTTAATGCACCTCCATCCTCTGAATATGTCAATGCAGCCAGGTGGTATAATCATATTGATGCTCTACTTCGGTTGAG TGGCATCTCTGAAGAAGGGAAAGGTGTCAAAATTGAATCATCTGCTACTGTACTTGAAGACATGCCAGCCACCCCTGCTGTTGTTGACAAG GCCACAGCAGATGAagacgatgatgatgatgtggattTGTTTGGGGAAGAAACTGAAGAGGAAAAGAAGGCAGCTGAAGAACGCGCTGCTGCCGTTAAAGCATCTGCCAAGAAGAAAGAGT CTGGAAAGTCATCAGTACTTCTTGATGTGAAACCATGGGATGATGAAACAGACATGAAGAAGCTAGAAGAAGCTGTGAGGAGCGTCCAAATGGACGGGTTGCTCTGGGGAGCCT CAAAACTGGCACCTGTTGGGTATGGCATCAAAAAAATGCAGATCATGATGACTATTGTGGATGATTTGGTTTCTGTGGATAACCTTATTGAGGACTATCTCTGTGCTGAACCAGCAAATGAGTATATCCAGAGTTGTGACATTGTCGCATTTAACAAAATAT GA
- the LOC122029544 gene encoding elongation factor 1-delta-like isoform X1, with the protein MAVAFANLNAASGLQKLNEYLLARSYITGYQASKDDIAVYGSLNAPPSSEYVNAARWYNHIDALLRLSGISEEGKGVKIESSATVLEDMPATPAVVDKATADEDDDDDVDLFGEETEEEKKAAEERAAAVKASAKKKESGKSSVLLDVKPWDDETDMKKLEEAVRSVQMDGLLWGASKLAPVGYGIKKMQIMMTIVDDLVSVDNLIEDYLCAEPANEYIQSCDIVAFNKICE; encoded by the exons ATGGCTGTTGCTTTTGCCAATCTCAATGCGGCATCTGGGCTCCAGAAACTTAATGAATATCTTCTTGCCCGCAGTTATATAACTGG TTACCAAGCATCAAAGGATGATATTGCTGTTTATGGCTCACTTAATGCACCTCCATCCTCTGAATATGTCAATGCAGCCAGGTGGTATAATCATATTGATGCTCTACTTCGGTTGAG TGGCATCTCTGAAGAAGGGAAAGGTGTCAAAATTGAATCATCTGCTACTGTACTTGAAGACATGCCAGCCACCCCTGCTGTTGTTGACAAG GCCACAGCAGATGAagacgatgatgatgatgtggattTGTTTGGGGAAGAAACTGAAGAGGAAAAGAAGGCAGCTGAAGAACGCGCTGCTGCCGTTAAAGCATCTGCCAAGAAGAAAGAGT CTGGAAAGTCATCAGTACTTCTTGATGTGAAACCATGGGATGATGAAACAGACATGAAGAAGCTAGAAGAAGCTGTGAGGAGCGTCCAAATGGACGGGTTGCTCTGGGGAGCCT CAAAACTGGCACCTGTTGGGTATGGCATCAAAAAAATGCAGATCATGATGACTATTGTGGATGATTTGGTTTCTGTGGATAACCTTATTGAGGACTATCTCTGTGCTGAACCAGCAAATGAGTATATCCAGAGTTGTGACATTGTCGCATTTAACAAAATATGTGAGTAG